A part of Girardinichthys multiradiatus isolate DD_20200921_A chromosome 12, DD_fGirMul_XY1, whole genome shotgun sequence genomic DNA contains:
- the cldn26 gene encoding putative claudin-24, giving the protein MNLDWIVIAHSVCTQKHKMGFLTTKMMERTALFLSFGSYLTSLTTAFLPLWKTMNSDLNEVENWFSGLWLTCLYTDERGIQCKAYDSVLGLPMDLQISRVLVLISIGTGGFALLTAFLGLEGVEMCVRKPDVKRGLLIFSGVMTWLSGLTTLAPVSVVAYTTVVEFWDEGFPDVMPRWEYGEAMFSGWFGGLGQVIGGTLFFVAVCMGDYDLQRLSVPVSPELKPWTKHYLKTEVL; this is encoded by the coding sequence ATGAACTTGGACTGGATTGTCATAGCACACAGTGTTTGCACGCAGAAGCACAAGATGGGTTTTCTAACAACGAAAATGATGGAGAGAACTgcactgtttttgtcttttggcAGCTATCTCACTTCTCTGACCACTGCCTTTTTACCCCTGTGGAAAACGATGAACTCTGATCTCAACGAGGTGGAGAACTGGTTTTCAGGGCTTTGGCTCACCTGCCTCTACACAGACGAGAGGGGGATTCAGTGCAAGGCTTATGATTCAGTCCTGGGTCTGCCAATGGATCTGCAGATCTCCAGGGTGCTTGTATTAATATCTATTGGAACTGGAGGTTTTGCTCTACTGACTGCCTTTCTAGGTCTGGAGGGGGTAGAGATGTGTGTGAGGAAGCCAGATGTAAAAAGAGGGCTCCTAATCTTCAGCGGGGTGATGACCTGGCTGTCTGGACTTACCACTCTGGCTCCTGTCTCCGTTGTTGCGTATACAACAGTGGTGGAATTCTGGGATGAAGGTTTTCCTGATGTGATGCCTCGGTGGGAGTATGGTGAGGCGATGTTCTCGGGATGGTTCGGAGGTCTGGGGCAGGTCATTGGAGGAACTCTGTTCTTTGTAGCTGTGTGCATGGGGGACTATGACCTGCAAAGACTGAGTGTTCCAGTCAGTCCAGAGCTGAAGCCCTGGACAAAGCACTACCTGAAGACAGAGGTCTTGTAG